A DNA window from Helianthus annuus cultivar XRQ/B chromosome 15, HanXRQr2.0-SUNRISE, whole genome shotgun sequence contains the following coding sequences:
- the LOC110912143 gene encoding cell division cycle 20.2, cofactor of APC complex isoform X2, whose product MNAESESCSATKARSQRPLQDQFLKRKSYRENLDRFIPNRSAMDFDYAHCMLTGAWRGKENPVASSPSREAYRKLLAESLNMNRTRILAFRNKPPTRMDTISSDWSSVQLSEPVKSRRYIPQTSERTLDAPDIQDDFYLNLLDWGTSNVLAIALSNTVYLWNAANSSTAELVTVDDDTGPVTSVKWAPDGRHISIGLNNSEIQLWDHTANKLLRTLRGGHDSRVGSLDWNSHILSTGGMDGRIVNNDVRIRSHIVETYSGHHQEVCGLKWSTSGRQLASGGNDNLLHIWDRSMASVNSRTEWLHRLEDHTAAVKALAWCPFQANLLASGGGGSDRCIKFWNTHTGSCLNSVDTGSQVCALLWNTHERELLSSHGFTQNQLTLWKYPSMVKMAELTGHTSRVLFMTQSPDGCTVASAAGDETLRFWNVFGSPEAAAKAATVKPVPGPFAHLNRIR is encoded by the exons ATGAATGCAGAATCTGAAAGTTGTTCGGCCACCAAAGCACGATCACAACGCCCGTTGCAGGATCAGTTtctgaaacgaaaaagttatcgTGAAAAC TTAGATCGGTTCATACCGAACAGATCAGCTATGGATTTCGACTACGCTCATTGTATGCTTACAGGAGCTTGGAGAGGTAAGGAAAATCCGGTTGCAAGCTCACCTTCTCGGGAAGCGTACAGGAAGCTTTTGGCGGAGAGTCTCAACATGAACAGGACGAGGATTCTTGCGTTCAGAAACAAGCCTCCTACACGGATGGATACGATTTCAAGCGATTGGTCTTCTGTTCAGCTGTCAGAACCAGTAAAATCTCGTAGATACATTCCTCAG ACTTCTGAGAGGACATTGGACGCACCGGATATACAAGACGATTTCTACTTGAATCTTTTGGACTGGGGGACCAGCAATGTTCTCGCGATTGCCCTATCAAACACGGTCTATCTCTGGAACGCCGCAAACAGTAGCACCGCAGAACTCGTTACCGTAGACGACGACACTGGTCCCGTGACAAGCGTTAAATGGGCGCCTGACGGCCGTCACATCTCCATCGGCTTAAACAATTCTGAAATCCAACTCTGGGATCATACCGCTAACAAACTG TTGAGGACCTTGAGAGGCGGCCATGATTCACGTGTCGGGTCGTTAGATTGGAACAGTCACATTCTCTCAACCGGGGGAATGGACGGTCGGATCGTAAACAACGATGTCCGAATCCGATCGCATATCGTGGAGACTTACTCTGGTCACCACCAAGAAGTCTGCGGGTTAAAATGGTCAACCTCCGGCCGGCAGTTAGCGAGCGGGGGCAACGACAATCTCCTCCACATATGGGACCGATCAATGGCTTCGGTTAATTCGCGTACCGAATGGCTTCACAGGCTGGAGGATCACACTGCAGCGGTGAAAGCGCTCGCTTGGTGTCCGTTTCAAGCCAATCTTCTTGCTTCTGGAGGTGGTGGCAGTGACCGGTGCATAAAGTTTTGGAACACGCACACCGGTTCGTGCTTGAACTCGGTAGATACCGGGTCACAGGTCTGCGCGCTTTTATGGAACACGCATGAGCGCGAGCTGCTGAGCTCACATGGGTTCACTCAGAACCAGTTGACTCTATGGAAGTATCCGTCAATGGTCAAGATGGCTGAGCTCACTGGTCATACATCCAGAGTTCTGTTCATGACACAG AGCCCTGATGGATGCACCGTTGCTTCTGCTGCCGGAGACGAGACGTTGAGATTCTGGAACGTTTTTGGAAGCCCTGAAGCTGCTGCTAAAGCTGCTACCGTAAAGCCCGTCCCTGGACCGTTTGCTCACTTGAACCGTATTCGCTGA
- the LOC110912143 gene encoding cell division cycle 20.2, cofactor of APC complex isoform X1 — translation MNAESESCSATKARSQRPLQDQFLKRKSYRENLDRFIPNRSAMDFDYAHCMLTGAWRGKENPVASSPSREAYRKLLAESLNMNRTRILAFRNKPPTRMDTISSDWSSVQLSEPVKSRRYIPQTSERTLDAPDIQDDFYLNLLDWGTSNVLAIALSNTVYLWNAANSSTAELVTVDDDTGPVTSVKWAPDGRHISIGLNNSEIQLWDHTANKLLRTLRGGHDSRVGSLDWNSHILSTGGMDGRIVNNDVRIRSHIVETYSGHHQEVCGLKWSTSGRQLASGGNDNLLHIWDRSMASVNSRTEWLHRLEDHTAAVKALAWCPFQANLLASGGGGSDRCIKFWNTHTGSCLNSVDTGSQVCALLWNTHERELLSSHGFTQNQLTLWKYPSMVKMAELTGHTSRVLFMTQSPDGCTVASAAGDETLRFWNVFGSPEVAAKAATVKPVPGPFAHLNCIR, via the exons ATGAATGCAGAATCTGAAAGTTGTTCGGCCACCAAAGCACGATCACAACGCCCGTTGCAGGATCAGTTtctgaaacgaaaaagttatcgTGAAAAC TTAGATCGGTTCATACCGAACAGATCAGCTATGGATTTCGACTACGCTCATTGTATGCTTACAGGAGCTTGGAGAGGTAAGGAAAATCCGGTTGCAAGCTCACCTTCTCGGGAAGCGTACAGGAAGCTTTTGGCGGAGAGTCTCAACATGAACAGGACGAGGATTCTTGCGTTCAGAAACAAGCCTCCTACACGGATGGATACGATTTCAAGCGATTGGTCTTCTGTTCAGCTGTCAGAACCAGTAAAATCTCGTAGATACATTCCTCAG ACTTCTGAGAGGACATTGGACGCACCGGATATACAAGACGATTTCTACTTGAATCTTTTGGACTGGGGGACCAGCAATGTTCTCGCGATTGCCCTATCAAACACGGTCTATCTCTGGAACGCCGCAAACAGTAGCACCGCAGAACTCGTTACCGTAGACGACGACACTGGTCCCGTGACAAGCGTTAAATGGGCGCCTGACGGCCGTCACATCTCCATCGGCTTAAACAATTCTGAAATCCAACTCTGGGATCATACCGCTAACAAACTG TTGAGGACCTTGAGAGGCGGCCATGATTCACGTGTCGGGTCGTTAGATTGGAACAGTCACATTCTCTCAACCGGGGGAATGGACGGTCGGATCGTAAACAACGATGTCCGAATCCGATCGCATATCGTGGAGACTTACTCTGGTCACCACCAAGAAGTCTGCGGGTTAAAATGGTCAACCTCCGGCCGGCAGTTAGCGAGCGGGGGCAACGACAATCTCCTCCACATATGGGACCGATCAATGGCTTCGGTTAATTCGCGTACCGAATGGCTTCACAGGCTGGAGGATCACACTGCAGCGGTGAAAGCGCTCGCTTGGTGTCCGTTTCAAGCCAATCTTCTTGCTTCTGGAGGTGGTGGCAGTGACCGGTGCATAAAGTTTTGGAACACGCACACCGGTTCGTGCTTGAACTCGGTAGATACCGGGTCACAGGTCTGCGCGCTTTTATGGAACACGCATGAGCGCGAGCTGCTGAGCTCACATGGGTTCACTCAGAACCAGTTGACTCTATGGAAGTATCCGTCAATGGTCAAGATGGCTGAGCTCACTGGTCATACATCCAGAGTTCTGTTCATGACACAG AGCCCTGACGGATGCACCGTTGCTTCTGCTGCCGGAGATGAGACtttgagattctggaatgtttTTGGAAGCCCTGAAGTTGCTGCTAAAGCTGCTACAGTAAAACCCGTCCCTGGACCGTTCGCTCACTTGAACTGTATTCGCTAG